A DNA window from Centropristis striata isolate RG_2023a ecotype Rhode Island chromosome 10, C.striata_1.0, whole genome shotgun sequence contains the following coding sequences:
- the LOC131978890 gene encoding fibrinogen-binding protein-like: MCVKRQTFSSSFSIGSVGPSPALKCSDTTKETSTLLVTQTILSRCQGDTLSILQALPHHTTPLSPDTDLDLAMVRAKDTDLDLATVRAKDTDLDLATVRAKDTDLDLATVRAKDSAMDLDMDLDTVTDMDLDTDMDLDQDMDSAMDRAMDMDTDMGISTSISMVTSMIIVTRKERTVMGAPAAPAAATRTR, translated from the exons atgtgtgttaaaagacaaactttttcttcttctttcagtaTCGGATCTGTTGGTCCAAGTCCAGCTTTAAAATGTTCGGACACAACCAAG GAAACCAGTACCCTCCTGGTTACCCAAACCATCCTCAGCAGATGCCAGGGGGATACCCTCAGCATCCTCCAGGCACTGCCCCACCACACTACCCCCCTCAGCCCGGATACGGACCTGGACCTGGCTATGGTCAGGGCCAAGGACACGGACCTGGACCTGGCTACGGTCCGGGCCAAGGACACGGACCTGGACCTGGCTACGGTCCGGGCCAAGGACACGGACCTGGACCTGGCTACGGTCCGGGCCAAGGACAGTGCCATGGACCTGGACATGGACCTGGACACGGTCACGGACATGGACCTGGACACGGACatggacctggaccaggacatGGACAGTGCCATGGACAGGGCCATGGACATGGACACGGACATGGGCATAAGCACAAGCATAAGCATGGTCACAAGCATGATCATTGTCACAAGAAAGGAAAGGACAGTCATGGG TGCTCCAGCAGCTCCTGCAGCAGCGACTCGGACTAGATGA
- the LOC131978630 gene encoding annexin B11-like produces MFGNNRGNQYPQYPSGCPPQPMPGGYPTQCPSGTVPPQPCLPQPCHPQPYPPQPCGPPVYYPGAPPCGGYGPSYGPGHGHGHSHGPGHGHSHDHGHGHSHDHGHGHSHDHGHGH; encoded by the exons ATGTTCGGGAATAACAGAG GAAACCAGTATCCCCAGTATCCCTCAGGCTGTCCTCCTCAGCCAATGCCAGGAGGATATCCCACTCAATGTCCGTCAGGCACTGTCCCACCACAACCCTGTCTTCCTCAGCCCTGTCACCCTCAGCCCTATCCTCCTCAGCCTTGTGGTCCACCTGTGTACTATCCTGGAGCCCCACCTTGTGGAGGGTATGGACCCAGCTATGGTCCTGGGCACGGACATGGTCATAGTCACGGTCCTGGGCATGGACACAGTCATGATCATGGACATGGACACAGTCATGATCATGGACATGGACACAGTCATGATCATGGACATGGACAC